The following coding sequences are from one Betaproteobacteria bacterium window:
- a CDS encoding PEP-CTERM sorting domain-containing protein: MCIAIAQIPNAEPLLRISEPIFPPVQRDPVATRALASRLSMVIGALFLVAVGASVPRDAAAVPILSVTLRVPATGVFDNDITDLDEHSISNLSGSTASFHVGVPGGIDDMHIFIRGGQLEGDPLFTQNMFPTQVITAVNCVVDSENRTFCDSQIDLFGQHYPFSTEFEITSNVSFDIRYTVPEPGNLALLAVGMVGIRLSRRNVNSTLSESVASRC, translated from the coding sequence ATGTGTATCGCCATCGCTCAAATTCCAAACGCTGAGCCACTGTTAAGGATCTCTGAACCGATTTTCCCTCCCGTCCAACGTGACCCCGTTGCAACCAGGGCGCTTGCGTCGCGTCTGTCGATGGTCATCGGTGCGCTTTTCCTCGTCGCCGTTGGTGCCTCCGTGCCCCGCGACGCGGCCGCAGTTCCAATACTCAGTGTCACCCTTCGCGTGCCAGCGACCGGAGTATTCGATAACGACATTACCGACCTGGATGAACACAGCATAAGCAACCTGTCGGGCAGCACCGCATCGTTCCACGTCGGCGTACCCGGGGGGATAGATGACATGCACATATTTATTCGTGGCGGACAGTTGGAGGGAGACCCTTTGTTCACGCAGAACATGTTTCCGACACAGGTCATCACCGCGGTCAATTGCGTCGTGGATTCTGAAAACCGTACGTTCTGCGATTCTCAGATCGATCTCTTTGGGCAGCACTACCCATTCTCGACGGAGTTCGAAATCACAAGCAACGTGAGCTTCGATATCCGCTACACGGTCCCCGAACCGGGAAACCTCGCGCTTCTCGCGGTCGGCATGGTCGGCATCCGCCTTTCTCGGCGCAACGTCAATTCCACTTTGTCAGAATCCGTTGCAAGCCGATGCTGA
- a CDS encoding alpha/beta hydrolase has product MSWFDCFKRCFCRPPAWVDREVRCASPTGLHRMAYRQWGDPGNPRVLVCVHGLTRNGRDFDDLARALMPHYRVVCPDVVGRGRSGRLKDAAGYAIPQYVADMVTLIARLDAEEVHWVGTSMGGLIGMALAGMPDTPITRMVLNDVGPVITGESLRRIGQYVGADPTWATFDEALAYVRQVSAPFGPLSDAQWRHLTETSVSCRADGRWGFRYDPAIGEAFRMAFAAVDIDLWPLYEAVRCPTLAVRGAESDLLRRETWQQMAERGPRAKLAEIAGVGHAPMFMDDSQIAVVRDFLLG; this is encoded by the coding sequence ATGAGCTGGTTCGACTGTTTCAAGCGCTGTTTCTGCCGCCCGCCGGCCTGGGTCGATCGCGAGGTGCGCTGCGCGAGTCCCACCGGCCTGCACCGCATGGCCTATCGCCAGTGGGGCGATCCGGGCAATCCCCGGGTGCTGGTCTGCGTCCATGGCCTCACGCGTAACGGGCGGGATTTCGACGACCTGGCCCGGGCCCTCATGCCTCACTACCGGGTGGTCTGTCCCGACGTGGTGGGGCGGGGCCGCAGTGGCCGCCTGAAGGATGCGGCCGGCTACGCCATTCCCCAGTACGTGGCCGACATGGTGACGCTGATTGCCCGGCTGGACGCCGAGGAAGTGCATTGGGTGGGCACCTCCATGGGCGGGCTGATCGGCATGGCCCTGGCCGGCATGCCGGATACCCCCATCACCCGCATGGTGCTCAACGACGTGGGGCCGGTCATCACCGGCGAATCCCTGCGCCGCATCGGTCAGTACGTGGGCGCCGACCCCACCTGGGCCACCTTCGACGAGGCCCTGGCCTACGTGCGGCAGGTGAGCGCGCCCTTCGGCCCCCTCAGCGACGCCCAGTGGCGCCACCTGACCGAAACCAGCGTCAGTTGTCGCGCCGACGGGCGCTGGGGCTTCCGCTACGATCCGGCCATCGGCGAGGCCTTCCGCATGGCTTTCGCCGCGGTCGATATCGATCTCTGGCCCCTCTACGAAGCCGTGCGCTGCCCGACCCTGGCCGTGCGCGGGGCGGAATCCGACCTCCTGCGCCGGGAAACCTGGCAGCAGATGGCCGAACGCGGCCCCCGGGCGAAGCTGGCCGAAATCGCCGGCGTGGGCCACGCTCCCATGTTCATGGACGACAGCCAGATCGCCGTGGTGCGGGACTTCCTGCTGGGTTGA
- a CDS encoding DMT family transporter — MAAATASSPGRFYLNPYLLLTLTVLFWSGNMVLGRGMREDVPPFALAFWRWAIAFGLTLPFAWPHRRQWPLLLSGWKAVALLGVLGVGGYNTFAYLALQSTTATNAVLLNSFIPVATIAISWAFLGKSLRAVEGLGVLISLIGAVTIVARGDPAVLAGLALNRGDVWMLVAVLTWAIYTVGLAWRPTGVDPMLMLAALTAVGLLVLAPIYAWEMAGGRSIHLHPGSLLSLAYVGIFPGFLGYVFYNRGVAQVGANRASLFIHLMPVFGTALSALFLGEIPQAYHYAGIALIFTGIWLTTRH; from the coding sequence ATGGCCGCAGCAACCGCCTCCTCCCCCGGACGCTTCTACCTCAACCCCTACCTGCTCCTGACGCTCACCGTCCTGTTCTGGTCGGGCAACATGGTCCTGGGCCGGGGCATGCGCGAGGACGTGCCGCCCTTCGCCCTGGCCTTCTGGCGCTGGGCCATCGCCTTTGGCCTGACCCTGCCCTTCGCCTGGCCCCATCGCCGGCAGTGGCCGCTGCTGCTCTCGGGCTGGAAGGCCGTCGCCCTGCTGGGCGTGCTGGGCGTCGGTGGCTACAACACCTTTGCCTACCTCGCGCTCCAGTCGACGACGGCCACCAACGCGGTACTGCTCAATTCCTTCATCCCGGTGGCCACCATCGCCATTTCCTGGGCCTTCCTGGGCAAGAGCCTGAGGGCTGTCGAAGGGCTGGGCGTCCTCATCTCCCTGATCGGCGCCGTCACCATCGTCGCCCGCGGCGACCCCGCGGTGCTGGCCGGGCTGGCGCTCAACCGGGGCGACGTCTGGATGCTCGTCGCCGTCCTCACCTGGGCCATCTATACCGTGGGCCTGGCCTGGCGCCCCACCGGGGTCGATCCCATGCTCATGCTGGCCGCCCTGACCGCCGTTGGCCTCCTGGTCCTCGCCCCGATCTACGCCTGGGAAATGGCGGGCGGCCGAAGCATCCACCTTCACCCGGGCAGCCTCCTGTCCCTGGCCTACGTCGGCATCTTCCCCGGCTTCCTGGGCTATGTGTTCTACAACCGGGGCGTCGCCCAGGTGGGCGCCAACCGGGCCAGCCTGTTCATCCATCTGATGCCTGTCTTCGGCACCGCGCTCTCGGCCCTCTTCCTAGGGGAGATCCCCCAGGCCTACCACTACGCCGGCATCGCCCTCATCTTCACCGGCATCTGGCTCACCACCCGGCACTGA
- a CDS encoding zinc-dependent peptidase: MGLLDLFRRPAPAPIPDALWDATVAALPFIAALEPEELGRLRELTAAFLAEKEFTPAGGLVVDDGVCLAIAMQACLPILELGLGAYRGWVGIVVYPDEFVIPRLTQDEDGVVHEYDETASGEAWAGGPVIVSWRDAQMAGDGYNVVIHEFAHKLDMENGEADGVPPLPPGVSREQWENVLHAAYEHFCQRVDGGEKTWIDPYGAEHPCEFFAVVSEAFFEMPDVVAEEYPAFYDLLRRFYRQDPHVRLQRWVAAGRD; encoded by the coding sequence ATGGGACTCCTCGACCTCTTCCGCCGCCCCGCCCCCGCGCCCATCCCCGACGCCCTGTGGGACGCAACTGTCGCAGCCCTGCCCTTCATCGCCGCCCTGGAGCCGGAGGAACTCGGCCGGCTGCGGGAACTTACCGCCGCCTTCCTGGCGGAAAAGGAATTCACCCCCGCCGGCGGCCTGGTGGTGGACGACGGGGTCTGCCTGGCCATCGCCATGCAGGCCTGCCTACCCATCCTGGAACTCGGATTGGGGGCCTACCGGGGCTGGGTGGGCATCGTCGTCTATCCCGACGAGTTCGTCATTCCCCGCCTCACTCAGGACGAGGACGGCGTGGTGCACGAGTACGACGAAACGGCTTCCGGCGAGGCCTGGGCCGGCGGCCCGGTCATCGTCTCGTGGCGGGACGCCCAGATGGCGGGCGACGGCTACAACGTGGTGATCCACGAATTCGCCCACAAGCTGGACATGGAAAACGGCGAGGCCGACGGCGTGCCCCCGCTTCCCCCCGGCGTCTCCCGCGAGCAGTGGGAAAACGTTCTGCACGCGGCCTACGAGCACTTCTGCCAGCGCGTCGATGGCGGCGAGAAAACCTGGATCGACCCCTACGGCGCCGAACACCCCTGCGAATTCTTCGCCGTGGTGAGCGAAGCCTTTTTCGAAATGCCGGACGTGGTGGCCGAGGAGTACCCGGCCTTCTACGACCTGCTGCGCCGCTTCTACCGCCAGGACCCCCACGTCCGGCTACAGCGCTGGGTCGCCGCAGGCCGCGACTGA
- a CDS encoding bifunctional (p)ppGpp synthetase/guanosine-3',5'-bis(diphosphate) 3'-pyrophosphohydrolase, with amino-acid sequence MVSVLHSVASQSDFQQFLHTLSEGLGEEEARRLKEAVEYAWEVYGETSLGSGERIWSHALGMALIITGLRLDGDSRVAALLFAIPAHQEHGVEKIGERFGKSVAHLVNGISRLNRLRPIARGFVAANIEAGEVNPQEMKAQIEVLRKMLLAMVEDIRVVLLRLASRTQTLRYYASHPDELRVQVARETLELYSPLANRLGVWELKWELEDLSFRFMHPDTYKQVARLLDEKRTEREQFIADAITRLREELRAVGIEKAEIYGRPKHIFSIWNKMRKKGVDFSEVYDVRALRVIVDDIKDCYTVLGIVHNIWTPIPKEFDDYISNPKGNYYRSLHTAVRCPDGRSLEVQIRTWDMHKHAELGVAAHWRYKEGSRHGSEEAYDEKIAWLRQLLTWKDEVADSSDWVNHYKQAALDETLYVITPQGKVVDLPAGATPVDFAYRVHTDLGHRCRGAKVNGQLVPLNTPLETGQRVEIVTAKHGGPSRDWLNPAQGYIQTKSARVKVRQWFSNLALEETLAEGRGIVGKELQRLGLTGANIDELAHKLGHTQADDLYIAAARGEMNLRQFQSVARGGDFEAEKLPPDAVQTRPRKPVDGNQGILIVGVDKLLTQLARCCKPAPPDPIQGFVTRGKGVSIHRADCGNFANLAALHPERVIETDWGGETTGVFAADLIVDAHDRQGLLRDISEVFTREKINVIGVNTQSKQGKAHMGFTVEIGNLQQIQRTLALIHEVEGVVAARRV; translated from the coding sequence ATGGTCTCCGTGCTCCATTCCGTCGCCAGCCAGAGCGATTTCCAGCAGTTCCTCCACACCCTTTCCGAAGGCCTGGGGGAAGAAGAAGCCCGGCGCCTCAAGGAGGCCGTCGAATACGCCTGGGAGGTCTACGGCGAGACTTCCCTGGGCAGCGGGGAGCGCATCTGGTCCCACGCCCTGGGCATGGCCCTCATCATCACCGGCTTGAGACTCGACGGCGATTCCCGGGTGGCGGCCCTGCTCTTCGCCATTCCCGCCCACCAGGAGCATGGCGTCGAGAAGATCGGCGAGCGTTTCGGCAAGTCGGTGGCCCATCTGGTCAATGGGATATCCCGCCTGAATCGCCTGCGCCCCATCGCCCGGGGCTTCGTCGCTGCCAATATCGAAGCGGGCGAGGTCAATCCCCAGGAGATGAAGGCCCAGATCGAGGTGCTGCGCAAGATGCTCCTGGCCATGGTCGAGGATATCCGGGTGGTGCTTCTGCGCCTGGCCAGCCGCACCCAGACCCTGCGCTACTACGCCTCCCACCCCGACGAGCTGCGCGTCCAGGTGGCGCGGGAGACCCTCGAGCTCTATTCGCCGCTGGCCAACCGCCTGGGCGTGTGGGAACTGAAGTGGGAACTAGAAGATCTCTCCTTCCGTTTCATGCACCCGGACACCTACAAGCAGGTCGCCCGGCTGCTGGATGAAAAACGCACCGAGCGGGAGCAGTTCATCGCCGACGCCATCACCCGCCTGCGCGAGGAACTCCGGGCGGTGGGCATCGAAAAGGCCGAAATCTACGGGCGCCCCAAGCACATCTTCAGCATCTGGAACAAGATGCGCAAAAAGGGCGTCGATTTTTCCGAGGTGTACGACGTGCGGGCCCTGCGCGTCATCGTCGACGACATCAAGGACTGCTATACGGTGCTGGGCATCGTGCACAACATCTGGACGCCCATCCCCAAGGAATTCGACGACTACATTTCCAACCCCAAGGGCAACTACTATCGTTCGCTGCACACTGCCGTGCGCTGCCCCGACGGGCGCAGCCTGGAGGTGCAGATCCGCACCTGGGACATGCACAAGCACGCCGAACTGGGCGTTGCCGCCCACTGGCGCTACAAGGAAGGGTCGCGCCACGGCAGCGAGGAGGCCTACGACGAAAAGATCGCCTGGCTGCGTCAGCTCCTCACATGGAAGGACGAAGTCGCCGACAGCTCGGACTGGGTGAACCACTACAAGCAGGCCGCCCTGGACGAGACGCTCTACGTCATCACCCCCCAGGGCAAGGTTGTCGACCTGCCGGCCGGGGCGACCCCGGTGGATTTTGCCTACCGCGTCCATACCGACCTGGGCCACCGCTGCCGCGGCGCCAAGGTGAACGGCCAACTGGTGCCCCTCAATACGCCCCTGGAAACGGGCCAGCGGGTCGAGATTGTCACCGCCAAACACGGCGGTCCCTCGCGGGACTGGCTCAACCCCGCCCAGGGCTACATCCAGACCAAGAGCGCCCGGGTCAAGGTGCGGCAGTGGTTCTCCAACCTGGCCCTGGAAGAAACCCTGGCCGAGGGGCGCGGCATCGTCGGCAAGGAATTGCAGCGCCTGGGGCTCACCGGCGCCAATATCGACGAACTGGCCCACAAGCTCGGCCACACCCAGGCCGACGACCTCTACATTGCCGCCGCCCGGGGCGAAATGAACCTGCGCCAGTTTCAGTCCGTGGCCCGGGGGGGCGACTTCGAAGCCGAGAAACTCCCCCCAGACGCCGTCCAGACCCGGCCCCGCAAGCCGGTCGATGGCAACCAGGGCATCCTCATCGTCGGCGTGGACAAGCTTCTCACCCAACTCGCCCGCTGCTGCAAACCAGCCCCGCCGGACCCCATCCAGGGCTTCGTCACCCGCGGCAAGGGGGTGTCCATCCACCGTGCCGACTGCGGCAATTTCGCCAATCTCGCCGCCCTGCACCCGGAGCGGGTCATCGAGACCGACTGGGGCGGCGAAACCACCGGCGTCTTCGCCGCCGACCTGATCGTGGACGCCCACGACCGCCAGGGGCTGCTGCGCGATATTTCGGAAGTCTTCACCCGCGAGAAGATCAACGTCATCGGGGTGAATACCCAGTCCAAACAGGGCAAGGCCCACATGGGCTTCACGGTGGAAATCGGCAATCTGCAACAGATCCAGCGCACCCTGGCGCTGATCCACGAAGTCGAAGGCGTAGTCGCCGCTCGGCGGGTTTGA